In Xenopus tropicalis strain Nigerian chromosome 5, UCB_Xtro_10.0, whole genome shotgun sequence, one genomic interval encodes:
- the LOC100494255 gene encoding piggyBac transposable element-derived protein 3-like, producing MASVSLPRRKNLSAQQALVWLQEMDEADSDRGEISFVQQATDTSSEESEKETEQEPNMPPRKMHRGTGKPCLSQTAKEGTVWVEEDIGVPSAVANHLCFTAKAGPTKSAKRKITSVLQSFLCLLDMGMLQTIRECTVHQARRTEPDWNLAIHELMAFISILFVRAIMCPIGAIVDCWSENFLVPVIKETMPRDRFISIMQHLRFDDKDTRAERVKTDKFAAISDIWTRFNKNCAESFTPGEHMTIDEQLFPTKVRCPFTQYIATKPDKFGIKFWISTDLETKYVCNASPYLEKDPSRQKGERLAENVVMNLMEPFLDDGRNVTTDNFFTSLSLSHRLLRRKTTLLGTVNKVRRELPQLAKDTARMYSIRAATRRWPVAVFYNMLDLAAVNAYILYKACTGWTGKRRLFLSLLAKELRWQFMQHKEILAQRQAAAAAVPGTVQTTQCQVQESCNRNRSRFTCATCQKFTCAKCRDDGHWVCKGCIV from the exons ATGGCCTCCGTATCACTGCCACGCAGGAAGAACCTCTCTGCACAACAGGCTTTGGTCTGGCTTCAGGAAATGGACGAAGCAGACTCTGACAGAGGAGAGATTTCATTTGTCCAGCAGGCCACTGATACCTCCTCAGAAGAATCTGAAAAGGAGACGGAACAAGAACCCAACATGCCTCCACGGAAGATGCACCGTGGTACTGGGAAGCCCTGTCTGAGCCAGACGGCAAAAGAAGGCACTGTGTGGGTAGAGGAGGACATTGGAGTGCCCAGTGCAGTAGCAAATCACTTGTGCTTCACTGCAAAAGCTGGACCCACAAAGTCTGCTAAG CGTAAAATTACAAGCGTGCTCCAAAGCTTCCTTTGCCTGTTAGACATGGGAATGCTGCAGACCATCAGGGAGTGTACAGTCCATCAAGCCCGCAGAACAGAGCCGGACTGGAATTTGGCAATTCATGAGCTGATGGCATTCATTTCAATTCTGTTTGTAAGAGCAATCATGTGTCCCATTGGTGCCATTGTGGATTGCTGGTCAGAAAACTTTCTGGTTCCAGTAATCAAAGAGACAATGCCCCGAGATAGATTCATTTCAATTATGCAACACCTTCGATTTGATGACAAGGACACACGGGCAGAACGGGTGAAAACAGACAAATTTGCTGCAATCTCCGACATCTGGACACGCTTCAACAAGAACTGTGCTGAGAGTTTCACTCCAGGAGAACACATGACCATAGATGAACAGCTGTTCCCTACCAAGGTTCGTTGTCCATTCACACAGTATATTGCAACCAAGCCAGACAAATTTGGGATCAAGTTCTGGATATCCACGGATTTGGAGACCAAATATGTCTGCAATGCATCTCCTTACTTGGAAAAGGACCCCAGTCGTCAGAAGGGAGAGAGGCTGGCAGAGAACGTGGTCATGAATCTGATGGAGCCATTTTTGGATGATGGGAGAAATGTCACGACGGACAATTTCTTTACTTCACTGTCACTGTCGCACAGACTGCTGCGGCGCAAAACAACGCTACTGGGCACGGTGAATAAAGTCCGGCGTGAACTTCCTCAACTTGCAAAAGACACTGCGCGGATGTATTCCATAAGAGCAGCAACACGCAGGTGGCCAGTAGCGGTTTTTTACAATATGCTGGACCTGGCAGCGGTGAATGCCTACATTTTGTACAAGGCATGTACAGGGTGGACAGGCAAAAGAAGATTGTTTCTTAGTCTTCTAGCTAAGGAACTCCGTTGGCAATTCATGCAGCACAAGGAAATATTGGCACAGAGGCAGGCTGCTGCAGCTGCTGTGCCAGGGACTGTACAGACAACGCAGTGCCAGGTGCAAGAGAGCTGCAACAGGAATCGCAGCAGGTTTACCTGTGCAACATGTCAGAAATTCACCTGTGCCAAATGCAGGGACGATGGACACTGGGTCTGCAAAGGTTGTATAGTttga
- the LOC101733382 gene encoding alpha-1,4-N-acetylglucosaminyltransferase — MAACLRGTVFVMILMGIGFFYKVTVNYQKGYSIMSFTFTNNGTSQKEEANNKTKSNLTPEEILRNGNGIIFIETTDRMQPPHLVLCAVESAARIYPNRPIAFFMKGLPDINSVEDEDKAKKRFPTLSSHDNIYLFPLRLEEVFANTPLLPWYKKINPHNEVYWTHVSSDGSRLALIWKHGGIYMDTDIISIRPIPLTNFLAAEDNLYSSNGIFGCLPRHTFTWKSMEDFVQNYKGAVWGYQGPALFTRILKRFFCDKTGFKSKEDIMCGNITFTNPERFYPIPGPTWMRYFEVWDKYPTFNSSYGLHFFNFANKGAYTMVPGSKTLAEHLYQQYCPSTYGAVLRKDHTYQ, encoded by the exons ATGGCAGCATGTTTAAGGGGTACTGTTTTTGTCATGATTCTGATGGGTATCGGTTTCTTCTACAAGGTGACTGTGAATTATCAAAAAGGCTATTCCATTATGTCTTTTACCTTCACAAACAATGGAACGTCACAGAAGGAGGAAGCAAACAATAAAACAAAGAGCAATCTAACACCAGAAGAAATTCTTCGCAATGGAAATGggattatttttatagagaccactGATAGGATGCAGCCCCCACACTTAGTTTTGTGTGCAGTAGAGTCTGCAGCTCGGATCTACCCCAACAGACCAATTGCTTTCTTTATGAAGGGTTTACCTGATATAAATTCAGTAGAAGATGAAGACAAGGCCAAAAAGAGATTCCCAACCCTTTCATCTCATGATAATATCTACCTTTTCCCTCTGAGACTGGAGGAAGTATTTGCTAATACCCCACTTCTACCCTGGTACAAAAAG ATAAATCCCCATAATGAGGTTTACTGGACACATGTGAGCTCAGATGGCAGCAGGCTGGCACTGATATGGAAACATGGTGGCATTTATATGGACACTGACATTATCTCAATACGacccatcccactaacaaacttCCTGGCTGCTGAGGACAACCTTTATTCCAGCAATGGGATTTTTGGATGTCTCCCACGTCATACCTTTACCTGGAAAAGCATGGAAGACTTTGTTCAGAATTATAAAGGAGCTGTTTGGGGATATCAAGGCCCAGCCCTCTTCACTCGAATTCTTAAAAGGTTTTTTTGTGATAAAACTGGATTTAAGTCTAAAGAAGATATTATGTGTGGGAATATCACCTTCACAAATCCTGAACGCTTCTATCCCATACCAGGTCCAACTTGGATGAGGTATTTTGAAGTGTGGGATAAGTATCCAACATTTAATAGCTCCTATGGTTTGCATTTCTTTAATTTTGCCAATAAAGGGGCATACACTATGGTCCCTGGAAGTAAAACATTGGCGGAGCACCTTTATCAACAGTACTGTCCCTCTACCTATGGAGCTGTTTTAAGAAAAGATCATACTTAtcagtag